The Methylorubrum populi genome contains a region encoding:
- a CDS encoding MarR family winged helix-turn-helix transcriptional regulator, with amino-acid sequence MKDTTTAPRLRTLPTRMLGQVAALTGQHTIDALAEAGANRHQFSVLATLDAFGSLTQAELCRRTGIDRSDMNAALNALEGRKIVGRSVDPASRRQNIVSLHADGRDYFRDLDERIEMAQEAAMKPLSPDERTELGKLLGKLYDHHTMVDRPEK; translated from the coding sequence ATGAAAGACACCACGACCGCGCCGCGACTGAGGACGCTGCCCACCCGCATGTTGGGACAGGTCGCCGCCCTCACGGGGCAGCATACGATCGACGCACTCGCCGAGGCGGGAGCCAACCGGCACCAGTTCTCGGTCCTGGCGACCCTCGATGCCTTCGGGTCACTGACGCAGGCTGAACTCTGCCGTCGAACCGGTATCGACCGCAGCGACATGAACGCGGCGCTGAACGCGCTGGAAGGCCGGAAAATCGTCGGCCGGAGCGTCGATCCGGCCAGCCGACGGCAGAACATCGTCTCGCTGCACGCGGACGGCAGAGACTATTTCAGGGACCTCGACGAGCGGATCGAGATGGCACAGGAGGCGGCGATGAAGCCGCTATCTCCGGACGAGCGTACCGAACTCGGTAAGCTTCTCGGAAAGCTCTACGACCATCACACGATGGTAGATCGCCCCGAAAAGTAA
- a CDS encoding DUF2285 domain-containing protein — protein sequence MPTDTAEPIAVSLPALDGLELRKAHDGWHGIWTADGVAHQLWLPDADPDETALLAVCLPIDRFMDLRLHAVRRFWRCVRDRSPGPPFGVLPAQLLKWHILSLRALDAKLRDESYRTVAEVLLGFRGTKEDFEIDPRKNRARRLVQHGLAMMRGGYRLLLHYPVKGTDGPERPLTRVR from the coding sequence ATGCCGACCGACACCGCCGAGCCGATTGCGGTCAGTCTTCCCGCGCTCGATGGTCTGGAACTGCGAAAAGCTCATGATGGCTGGCACGGCATCTGGACCGCCGATGGCGTTGCGCATCAGCTCTGGCTTCCCGACGCTGACCCCGACGAAACGGCCCTGCTTGCCGTCTGTCTTCCGATCGACCGGTTCATGGACCTTCGGCTTCATGCCGTTCGCCGCTTCTGGCGGTGCGTTCGCGACCGCTCGCCCGGGCCACCGTTCGGCGTGCTGCCGGCTCAGTTGCTAAAATGGCATATCCTGTCGCTGCGCGCACTGGACGCCAAGCTGCGCGACGAGAGCTATCGCACCGTCGCTGAGGTGCTTCTCGGCTTTCGCGGGACGAAGGAGGATTTCGAGATCGATCCGCGGAAGAACCGAGCGCGCCGGCTTGTCCAGCACGGGCTAGCGATGATGCGTGGTGGGTACCGTCTGCTGCTACATTATCCCGTCAAGGGGACGGACGGTCCTGAGCGGCCGCTCACACGGGTACGGTGA
- a CDS encoding conjugal transfer protein TraD has translation MTATTATLIRNRAACNRHQAQRARHDMRSWQVERRKRTRHLIELGGLVVKAGVAQLARDDRVMIYGALLWMADKLNSEDGERARELWTRMGRLD, from the coding sequence ATGACGGCGACGACAGCCACGCTCATCCGCAACCGGGCGGCTTGCAACCGGCATCAGGCACAACGGGCGCGGCATGACATGCGGTCGTGGCAAGTCGAGCGTCGCAAGCGCACACGCCACCTGATCGAACTCGGCGGGCTCGTCGTCAAGGCGGGCGTCGCCCAGCTCGCGCGCGATGACCGCGTGATGATCTACGGCGCGCTGCTCTGGATGGCCGACAAGCTCAACAGCGAGGACGGCGAACGGGCGCGGGAACTCTGGACGAGGATGGGAAGGCTAGACTAG
- a CDS encoding homeobox domain-containing protein, translating into MFAREIAAALAVEFGDRPHKVKEVARITGCNERTVKNWFQARNGPSGECLITLMRHSDQVLRLVLRHADRDDLLRVIDVSEAKARLAEAVTTLDGLLDGHEEGFRGL; encoded by the coding sequence ATGTTCGCGCGCGAGATCGCTGCCGCGCTCGCCGTCGAATTTGGCGACCGCCCGCATAAGGTGAAAGAGGTCGCTCGAATCACAGGTTGCAACGAGCGCACCGTCAAGAATTGGTTCCAGGCGCGCAACGGCCCCAGCGGCGAGTGCCTCATCACGTTGATGCGCCATTCCGATCAGGTGCTGCGGCTTGTCCTCCGCCACGCGGACCGCGACGACCTTCTCCGAGTGATCGACGTGTCCGAGGCGAAGGCACGACTTGCCGAGGCCGTCACCACCTTGGACGGCCTGTTAGATGGTCACGAAGAGGGATTTAGAGGGCTATAG
- a CDS encoding DEAD/DEAH box helicase family protein: MAAPQKQEPPVTVAEVESPIINSPFVEPQCHWLIERGKPPVRADGRRRASYFYRVPEHAGSGRRKRAQTELFESERGEEVELEIVNLIRERVKEWRDGVRSGGVAYDGASAVTKELLDLWRSNERMQRLFFAQIEAAETIIFLVEAAEIYRKGIPDVPKDEPGLEAKAAGLRAFLRYACKMATGSGKTTVMGMLASWSILNRVAAPRDERFSDTVLIVCPNVTIRERLQELDPALGDLSLYRTRQLVPPHRMEELRRGEVMIANWHRLAKKETNTVNGDSAKVVKAGEPVEVVKNAGKANETVETKYFESDAAWFKRIRRELGSGKGRSPHWLIFNDEAHHAYRRGDVAEGEERALDEDKDLAKKNAREATIWIEGLDRIHKLAGGSRRRGINLCVDLSATPFYIQGSGNEVGQPFPWIVSDFGLLDAIESGLVKIPQLPSRDVSGAEEAAYFNIWRWVQAKAKEDGFGTNITPEIVMNYASAPINLLAAEWHQRFVEWEQFAKAQHRHPVPPVFIVVCRDTAVAREVHSWLAKGNDSYGVSPTWFRNAPGQEVTVRIDSKVMEDIEEGGTKDETRRLRFILDTVGKAEWTGGKVPDEWAELVRKHNDKAASDDNDGSLKWIDERIPPGRDVRCIVSVAMLAEGWDANTVTHIVGLRPFGSQLLCEQVVGRALRRKSYALNEDTQMFAEETAKVFGVPFELIPFKISPPGETPPQPDPHHIYSVPEKAEFEITFPIVSGYHQSGQFDVFVDWEQVAKVTIDPMRIPQTVELSPLTTPDGTLSAYGPGEKPVLSLKDWRALFREQQVAFRLAKEICTRWAADNGAAAVPMQVLFPKVAFAAKRFLAEKLDRKGDSQPCDILLVGEYMQAAVGALMEAIKKGSSTSDAEVAVIPQGAAGRGSTLYVDFHTTKPIYPVTRCHLNAMVADTKKWEQSAGFLIDTHLGVDRWVKNDRLGFFIPYRNRGVPARYIPDFIVVTDKGLNVIVETKGQVTDSADAKAKAATRWVDGVNRLGTFGEWAYLFVTDPSSVAEKLNTFTSAKSSPGA, from the coding sequence ATGGCCGCGCCGCAGAAACAGGAGCCGCCGGTCACGGTCGCGGAGGTCGAATCCCCGATCATCAACTCGCCTTTCGTCGAGCCGCAGTGCCATTGGCTCATCGAACGCGGCAAGCCGCCCGTCAGGGCCGATGGTCGGCGGCGGGCGAGCTATTTCTACCGCGTTCCCGAACACGCGGGCTCCGGGCGCCGTAAGCGGGCTCAGACCGAACTGTTCGAGAGTGAGCGTGGCGAGGAAGTCGAGCTTGAGATCGTCAACCTCATCCGAGAGCGGGTGAAGGAGTGGCGAGACGGCGTGCGTTCCGGCGGCGTCGCTTATGACGGCGCGTCGGCGGTGACCAAAGAATTGCTCGACCTGTGGCGCAGCAATGAGCGGATGCAGCGCCTGTTCTTCGCGCAGATCGAGGCGGCGGAGACCATCATCTTTCTGGTCGAGGCTGCCGAGATTTATCGCAAGGGCATTCCCGACGTTCCGAAGGACGAGCCGGGGCTGGAAGCCAAGGCGGCCGGGCTCCGCGCCTTCCTTCGCTATGCGTGCAAGATGGCGACCGGCTCCGGCAAGACGACCGTCATGGGGATGCTCGCATCATGGTCGATCCTCAATCGCGTCGCCGCGCCGAGGGACGAGCGCTTTTCCGATACTGTCCTCATCGTCTGTCCGAACGTCACCATCCGGGAGCGTCTTCAGGAACTGGACCCGGCTTTGGGCGACCTCAGCCTCTATCGCACGCGCCAGCTCGTGCCGCCGCACCGCATGGAAGAGTTGCGGCGCGGCGAGGTGATGATCGCCAACTGGCATCGCCTCGCGAAGAAGGAAACCAACACCGTCAACGGCGACTCCGCCAAGGTCGTGAAGGCCGGCGAGCCTGTCGAGGTGGTGAAGAACGCGGGCAAGGCCAACGAGACGGTCGAGACCAAGTATTTCGAGTCCGACGCCGCATGGTTCAAACGAATCCGCCGCGAGCTTGGCAGCGGAAAGGGGCGAAGCCCGCATTGGCTCATTTTCAACGACGAAGCTCATCACGCCTATCGGCGGGGAGACGTTGCCGAGGGCGAGGAACGCGCACTGGACGAGGATAAGGACCTCGCCAAGAAGAACGCCCGCGAGGCGACCATCTGGATCGAGGGGTTGGATCGCATCCATAAGCTGGCCGGCGGCAGCCGCCGTCGCGGCATCAATCTCTGTGTCGATCTATCGGCAACGCCCTTCTACATTCAGGGATCGGGCAACGAGGTCGGGCAGCCGTTCCCTTGGATCGTGTCGGATTTCGGCCTGCTGGATGCCATCGAGTCCGGCCTCGTGAAGATTCCGCAGCTTCCTTCCCGCGATGTCAGCGGTGCGGAGGAAGCGGCCTACTTCAACATTTGGCGCTGGGTTCAGGCCAAGGCCAAGGAAGACGGGTTCGGCACCAACATCACGCCCGAAATCGTGATGAACTACGCCAGCGCGCCGATCAACCTGCTCGCGGCGGAATGGCACCAACGCTTCGTGGAATGGGAGCAGTTCGCCAAGGCGCAACACCGGCATCCCGTGCCGCCGGTGTTCATCGTCGTATGCCGGGATACGGCCGTTGCGCGCGAGGTTCATAGCTGGCTCGCCAAGGGCAACGACAGCTACGGTGTCTCACCGACATGGTTCCGCAATGCGCCCGGACAGGAAGTGACGGTGCGGATCGACTCCAAGGTGATGGAGGATATCGAGGAAGGCGGCACCAAGGACGAAACCCGCCGCCTCCGGTTCATTCTCGATACTGTCGGCAAGGCGGAATGGACGGGCGGCAAGGTGCCGGACGAATGGGCCGAGCTTGTCCGCAAGCACAATGACAAGGCGGCGAGCGACGATAATGACGGTTCGCTCAAATGGATCGACGAGCGGATTCCGCCGGGCCGCGATGTGCGGTGCATCGTGTCGGTCGCCATGCTGGCGGAAGGCTGGGACGCCAACACCGTCACTCATATCGTCGGGCTGCGCCCGTTCGGCTCGCAGCTTTTGTGCGAGCAGGTCGTCGGCCGCGCGCTCCGGCGCAAGAGCTATGCGCTGAACGAGGACACGCAGATGTTCGCGGAAGAGACCGCAAAGGTCTTCGGCGTTCCGTTCGAGCTGATACCGTTCAAGATCTCGCCGCCCGGCGAGACGCCGCCGCAGCCCGATCCGCATCACATCTACTCGGTGCCGGAAAAGGCCGAGTTCGAAATCACCTTCCCGATCGTCAGCGGCTATCACCAGTCCGGGCAGTTCGACGTGTTCGTGGATTGGGAGCAGGTGGCGAAAGTCACCATCGATCCAATGAGGATACCGCAAACCGTCGAGCTGAGTCCGCTCACGACGCCGGACGGAACCCTGTCTGCCTATGGTCCTGGAGAAAAGCCGGTTCTGTCCCTTAAGGACTGGCGCGCATTGTTCCGGGAGCAGCAAGTTGCGTTCCGCTTGGCGAAGGAAATTTGCACCCGGTGGGCGGCCGACAACGGGGCGGCTGCCGTGCCGATGCAGGTGCTGTTTCCCAAGGTCGCCTTCGCGGCCAAACGCTTCCTTGCGGAGAAGCTTGATCGCAAGGGCGACAGCCAGCCGTGCGACATCCTCTTGGTCGGCGAGTATATGCAGGCCGCCGTGGGCGCGCTCATGGAGGCGATCAAGAAAGGCTCTTCGACCTCTGACGCGGAAGTGGCTGTGATTCCTCAAGGCGCAGCCGGGCGAGGAAGTACGCTGTATGTGGACTTCCACACCACCAAGCCGATCTATCCCGTCACGCGGTGCCATCTCAATGCGATGGTCGCCGACACGAAGAAGTGGGAGCAGAGCGCCGGCTTCCTCATCGACACCCATCTCGGCGTCGATCGCTGGGTCAAGAACGATCGGTTGGGCTTCTTCATCCCCTACCGCAATCGCGGCGTTCCCGCCCGCTACATTCCCGATTTCATAGTCGTGACCGACAAGGGGCTAAACGTTATCGTCGAAACGAAGGGGCAGGTGACGGACAGCGCAGACGCCAAAGCGAAGGCGGCGACACGCTGGGTCGATGGAGTCAATCGACTCGGTACGTTTGGGGAATGGGCTTACTTGTTCGTGACCGATCCGAGCAGCGTCGCTGAGAAGCTGAACACCTTTACCTCGGCGAAAAGCAGCCCTGGCGCATGA
- a CDS encoding recombinase family protein, translated as MAAAERSEGFDSAPPARTRAARYVRMSTDHQRYSTENQADAISEYAARRGFDIVRTYADEGRSGLNIAGRESLKSLIDDVRNGRTDFTAILVYDISRWGRFQDADESGYYEFVCREAGITVHYCAEPFENDGSPSSTIMKSVRRVMAGEFSRDLSTKVFAGQCRLVTLGYRQGGPAGYGLRRQLVDEKGQPKTKLRAGEQKSLQTDRVVLVPGPAEEVETVRRIYRLFVEERRSEREIAVILNEEGKRTDLGRPWTRSAVHQILSNEKYVGNNVYNRVSFKLKKKRVVNPPDMWIRGDGAFEAIVDPSWFQAAALILEERARRFSDGDMLRMLSDLLASRGLLSGLVIDEIDEMPSAASYRHRFGSLLRAYQLVGYAPDRDYRYIETNRHLRLLHPEIVSEVTQGIEATGGAVGIDPATDLLTVHGELTVSIVVVRCHATPAGTLRWKLRLDTGLRPDLTIVARLDADNRRPKDFYILPWIDVGSRETLKMAELNGLHLDAYRADDLAPLYHLLRRSPMPRAA; from the coding sequence GTGGCAGCAGCGGAGCGGTCTGAAGGTTTTGATAGTGCGCCGCCGGCCAGGACACGGGCCGCGCGCTACGTCCGCATGTCCACCGATCATCAACGATACTCGACCGAGAACCAGGCGGACGCGATCAGCGAATATGCAGCGCGGCGTGGCTTCGACATCGTGCGGACCTATGCCGACGAGGGGCGCAGCGGCCTCAACATCGCTGGCCGCGAATCCCTGAAGTCGCTTATCGACGATGTTCGCAACGGCCGCACCGACTTTACGGCGATCCTCGTCTACGACATCAGTCGCTGGGGTCGTTTTCAGGATGCCGACGAGAGCGGCTATTACGAGTTCGTGTGCCGCGAGGCGGGCATCACCGTCCACTACTGCGCCGAGCCGTTCGAGAATGACGGAAGTCCCAGCTCGACGATCATGAAGAGCGTGCGCCGCGTCATGGCCGGGGAGTTCAGCCGCGACCTCTCCACGAAGGTTTTCGCCGGCCAATGCCGCCTCGTCACGCTGGGCTATCGTCAAGGCGGACCTGCCGGATATGGATTGCGTCGGCAACTCGTCGACGAGAAGGGGCAGCCGAAGACGAAGCTTCGAGCCGGCGAGCAGAAGAGCCTCCAGACCGATCGCGTCGTACTCGTGCCGGGGCCGGCGGAAGAAGTAGAGACGGTCCGCCGAATCTACCGCCTGTTCGTCGAGGAGCGTCGTTCCGAGCGCGAGATCGCTGTGATCCTCAACGAAGAGGGGAAGCGAACGGATCTCGGTAGACCGTGGACGCGGAGTGCCGTTCACCAGATTCTGAGCAACGAAAAATATGTCGGCAACAACGTCTACAATCGCGTCTCCTTCAAGTTGAAGAAGAAGCGGGTAGTGAACCCGCCGGACATGTGGATCAGGGGGGATGGGGCGTTCGAAGCCATCGTCGATCCATCATGGTTTCAGGCGGCCGCGCTGATTTTAGAGGAGCGCGCACGGCGCTTCTCGGACGGCGACATGCTGCGGATGCTATCCGATCTGCTGGCGTCGCGCGGCCTGCTATCAGGTCTCGTAATCGACGAGATTGATGAGATGCCCTCAGCCGCCAGCTATCGCCATCGCTTCGGCAGCCTGCTGCGTGCGTACCAGCTCGTCGGCTACGCCCCTGACCGCGACTATCGCTACATCGAGACCAATCGCCATCTCCGCCTGCTGCATCCAGAGATCGTCAGCGAGGTCACGCAAGGCATCGAGGCCACGGGCGGCGCGGTAGGGATCGATCCGGCGACTGATTTGCTGACCGTGCATGGCGAGTTGACGGTGTCGATTGTGGTCGTCCGCTGCCACGCGACACCGGCCGGCACGCTTCGGTGGAAGCTGCGCCTCGACACGGGTCTGCGGCCGGACCTTACGATCGTCGCGCGGCTGGACGCCGATAACAGGCGTCCAAAGGACTTCTACATCCTGCCCTGGATCGATGTCGGCTCGCGCGAAACCCTGAAGATGGCCGAATTAAACGGCCTGCACCTCGATGCTTACCGGGCCGACGATCTCGCCCCGCTTTACCACCTGCTGCGCCGCAGCCCAATGCCGAGGGCCGCATGA
- a CDS encoding integrase, with product MQVQALAGEIYRAKVAKHSDDPGPPDTWRRLAEADRRLRDIQQRLGRKPSALRLATGWSEAEALIRARHGKAVDELLAKNGMVVSEAERRRVTFAAALAAQQAHESLLRNAQGDYSPDANASRFPPPTSAAGPVRLAPVWREYQLQSELKPATVKRWEPILKKFVAFVGVDDLRRITQADVIRWRDRMLAEGSGVSPLTVRDVYLAAPKALLGFASDLARIGANPAAGVTVRVGKRKKKVRRLGFSLEEANAILPASLAPQNDLSSQGLKDARRWVPWLCAYSGARVNEITQLRKQDVCLSEGIWVMKVTPDAGTQKTSEEREVPLHGHLIEQGFLDFVRSKGAGPLFYKIDPRRRGSAANPPYVKVGGKLAEWVRAIGVTDTNVQPNHGWRHRFKTVGRGAGLDSAKLDAIQGHAPRTEGEEYGGFLPTALKPEIDKKRREPRARRGRTCRASRPRPDRSKEASSNLRSLRGNKSGTAQLLRPGLNLVAGTAP from the coding sequence GTGCAGGTCCAGGCCCTGGCAGGCGAGATCTACCGCGCCAAGGTCGCGAAGCATTCGGACGATCCGGGCCCGCCGGACACTTGGCGCCGCCTCGCCGAGGCCGACCGCCGCCTGCGGGACATCCAGCAGCGGCTGGGACGCAAGCCCTCGGCGCTGCGGCTCGCGACGGGCTGGTCGGAGGCTGAGGCCCTCATCAGGGCGCGTCACGGCAAGGCCGTCGACGAACTCCTCGCCAAGAATGGGATGGTCGTCTCGGAGGCGGAGCGCCGCCGGGTCACCTTCGCCGCGGCCCTGGCGGCCCAGCAGGCGCACGAGAGCCTCCTGAGGAACGCCCAAGGTGACTACTCGCCGGACGCCAACGCCAGCCGTTTCCCGCCGCCGACGTCGGCCGCGGGGCCGGTCAGGCTCGCGCCGGTATGGAGGGAGTACCAGCTCCAGAGCGAGCTCAAGCCCGCGACCGTGAAGCGCTGGGAGCCGATCCTCAAAAAGTTCGTCGCCTTCGTCGGCGTCGACGACCTCCGCCGCATCACGCAGGCCGACGTGATCAGGTGGCGCGACAGGATGCTGGCCGAGGGGTCGGGGGTGAGCCCGCTGACGGTCCGTGACGTTTACCTGGCCGCCCCGAAGGCGCTACTTGGGTTCGCGTCCGACCTAGCCAGGATCGGCGCCAATCCTGCCGCCGGCGTCACCGTCAGGGTCGGCAAGAGGAAGAAGAAGGTCCGCAGGCTCGGGTTCTCATTAGAAGAGGCCAACGCGATCCTGCCGGCGTCGCTGGCACCACAGAACGATCTCTCCTCGCAAGGGCTCAAGGATGCCCGGCGTTGGGTACCCTGGCTGTGCGCGTATTCCGGGGCGCGGGTGAACGAGATCACGCAGCTCCGCAAGCAGGACGTTTGCCTGAGCGAAGGCATCTGGGTCATGAAGGTCACCCCTGATGCGGGCACGCAGAAGACTTCCGAGGAGCGGGAAGTGCCCCTGCACGGTCACCTAATCGAGCAGGGCTTCCTCGACTTCGTACGTTCTAAGGGCGCCGGTCCGCTGTTTTACAAGATAGACCCGCGGCGGCGTGGCTCGGCCGCTAACCCGCCTTACGTCAAGGTCGGCGGAAAGCTTGCCGAATGGGTGCGGGCCATCGGCGTGACCGACACGAACGTTCAGCCGAACCATGGTTGGAGGCATCGCTTCAAAACCGTCGGACGAGGTGCCGGCCTCGACTCCGCCAAGCTAGATGCCATCCAGGGCCATGCCCCGCGGACGGAAGGCGAGGAGTACGGAGGTTTCTTGCCCACCGCCCTCAAGCCGGAAATCGACAAGAAGCGCCGCGAACCACGTGCACGACGTGGGCGGACATGTCGTGCCAGCCGGCCTCGGCCCGACCGATCGAAGGAAGCCTCATCGAATCTCCGCAGTCTCCGCGGGAACAAAAGCGGCACGGCGCAGCTTCTACGCCCTGGCCTCAACCTTGTCGCGGGAACAGCGCCTTGA
- a CDS encoding recombinase family protein yields MGDDPMHVMMRQIMALFDEYQSKENGKHVIRALKENARQGFWNGSLPPIGYRVVEAEQRGAKMKKKLEIDPLHADTVRLIFRLALEGDGTSGPMGVKNIVSYLNRSRMFTRSGGRWGIGQLHRILTRRTYIGEHRFNRRSKKGEVKPEEEIVTVPVPPLIDLETFEAVQARLQVNNPKVTPPRVVSGPNLLTGICHCGNCGGAMTLRTGKNGRYRYYACSIRARQGETGCKGRAIPMDKLDRIVVSHIEERLLDPERIEDVLASLLDRRQESVERRSQHIAELNQRAAEADMRLKRLYDAIEAGSLDPAESALGERIAGLTALRDQARADAERTEAMLKSSAHQGLTGAAVREMASEARTRLRLGTGDYRREHVRAFAQHVEVADDAIYIKGSKNTLLRTLVATKGGKSVGIGVPGFIPKWRRGGDSAVRSRNLF; encoded by the coding sequence ATGGGCGACGACCCCATGCACGTCATGATGCGGCAGATCATGGCGCTGTTCGACGAGTACCAGTCGAAGGAGAACGGCAAGCACGTCATCCGGGCGTTGAAGGAGAATGCACGACAAGGCTTCTGGAACGGTTCCTTGCCGCCTATCGGCTACCGCGTCGTCGAGGCCGAGCAGCGCGGCGCGAAGATGAAGAAAAAGCTGGAGATCGACCCGCTCCATGCCGACACCGTGCGGCTGATCTTCCGGCTTGCGTTGGAGGGCGACGGCACGTCCGGCCCCATGGGCGTCAAGAACATCGTCAGCTACCTCAACAGGAGCCGCATGTTCACCCGCAGCGGCGGGCGTTGGGGCATCGGCCAGCTTCACCGCATCCTGACACGCCGCACCTATATCGGCGAACATCGGTTCAATCGCCGCTCCAAGAAGGGTGAGGTGAAGCCCGAGGAAGAAATCGTTACCGTTCCCGTGCCGCCGCTTATCGACCTCGAAACCTTCGAGGCGGTGCAGGCGCGGTTGCAGGTCAACAATCCGAAGGTAACGCCGCCGCGCGTCGTCAGCGGCCCGAATCTGCTGACCGGCATTTGCCATTGCGGCAATTGCGGAGGCGCGATGACACTGCGCACCGGCAAGAACGGCCGCTATCGCTACTATGCCTGCTCGATCCGGGCGCGGCAGGGCGAGACAGGCTGCAAGGGCCGGGCAATCCCTATGGACAAGCTCGACCGCATCGTGGTCAGCCACATCGAGGAAAGGCTGCTCGACCCCGAGCGGATCGAAGATGTGCTCGCCTCGCTTCTGGATCGCCGGCAGGAAAGCGTCGAGCGGCGCAGCCAGCACATCGCCGAATTGAACCAGCGTGCGGCCGAGGCAGACATGCGCCTCAAACGGCTCTACGACGCTATCGAAGCCGGTTCGCTAGACCCGGCCGAGTCTGCCCTTGGCGAACGCATCGCGGGCCTTACCGCGCTACGGGATCAGGCGAGGGCCGACGCCGAGAGGACCGAGGCCATGCTGAAAAGCTCGGCCCATCAGGGTCTCACAGGCGCGGCGGTGCGGGAAATGGCAAGCGAAGCCCGCACCCGGCTCCGGCTCGGAACGGGCGACTATCGGCGGGAACACGTCCGGGCTTTCGCCCAACACGTCGAGGTCGCGGACGACGCGATCTACATCAAAGGCAGCAAAAACACCCTGCTGAGGACGCTGGTAGCCACGAAAGGAGGGAAATCGGTGGGAATCGGCGTTCCCGGTTTTATACCGAAGTGGCGGAGAGGGGGGGATTCCGCCGTACGATCCAGAAATTTGTTCTGA
- a CDS encoding MFS transporter, whose translation MTNASPFTHLRSLALLMVATLTVLSNATISPALPGLEAAFADTPNAAFVTRLLVTAPSLTVALLAPIAGLLVDRLGGRRLLILGVLVYALAGTAGFWLGDLHAILASRFVLGLAVALTMTSQTALIGHYFAGEQRAQFMGYQLAATNFSGFLFVGAAGFIAGYSPQWPFLIYGIALLYLPLIWASVKDPERPVPGGDIGHGGSPETAWKGQLAFVAMLATSTFILFYIVPTQLPFHLADIGLPDPAVSGQVIAILTLVGGVTALLFGRIRVRLGTAWTPAAGYAAMAIGFLVFQASSSVPAFLLGGAISGLGVGLVMPNFATLALQAVPAERRGIAGGVLTTAIFLGQFLSPVLSQPLLGLVGFPQLFGVASLVLVGLSVVTWSVLRFAFNSREARQ comes from the coding sequence ATGACGAATGCGTCCCCCTTCACCCATCTCCGCAGCCTCGCGCTGCTCATGGTGGCGACCCTCACCGTTCTCTCGAACGCCACGATCAGCCCGGCCCTGCCGGGACTGGAGGCCGCGTTCGCCGACACGCCGAATGCGGCCTTTGTCACTCGGCTTCTCGTGACCGCGCCTTCGCTGACCGTCGCTCTCCTCGCGCCAATCGCTGGCCTCTTGGTCGATCGCCTCGGCGGGCGACGTCTGTTGATCCTGGGCGTGCTCGTCTATGCCTTGGCCGGCACGGCAGGCTTCTGGCTCGGCGACCTGCACGCGATTCTCGCCAGCCGCTTCGTTCTCGGTCTGGCCGTCGCGCTCACCATGACATCCCAGACCGCTCTGATCGGGCACTACTTTGCGGGCGAGCAGCGTGCGCAGTTCATGGGCTATCAGCTCGCAGCGACCAATTTTTCGGGGTTTCTCTTCGTCGGCGCCGCCGGCTTCATCGCGGGGTACTCGCCGCAGTGGCCGTTCCTGATCTACGGCATCGCGCTTCTTTACCTCCCGCTCATCTGGGCGTCCGTGAAGGATCCCGAACGACCCGTGCCCGGCGGTGACATCGGTCATGGCGGTTCGCCCGAGACCGCGTGGAAGGGGCAGCTCGCTTTCGTCGCCATGCTGGCGACGAGCACCTTCATCTTGTTCTATATCGTGCCGACGCAACTGCCCTTCCATCTGGCAGACATCGGGCTCCCCGATCCGGCCGTCTCCGGGCAGGTCATTGCCATCCTGACGCTCGTCGGCGGCGTGACCGCACTGCTGTTCGGGCGGATCAGGGTACGTCTCGGAACCGCTTGGACGCCGGCTGCCGGATACGCAGCCATGGCGATCGGATTCCTCGTTTTCCAAGCCAGCTCCTCCGTGCCCGCATTCCTGCTGGGAGGCGCGATCAGCGGGCTTGGTGTCGGTCTCGTCATGCCGAACTTTGCGACCCTCGCGCTCCAGGCTGTGCCGGCCGAACGCCGGGGTATCGCAGGCGGCGTCCTGACCACCGCAATCTTCCTCGGCCAGTTCCTCTCGCCCGTCCTGAGTCAGCCCCTGCTCGGGCTTGTCGGCTTTCCCCAGCTCTTCGGCGTCGCGTCGCTGGTGCTCGTCGGCCTATCGGTCGTCACATGGTCCGTTCTGCGGTTCGCCTTCAATAGCAGGGAAGCCCGTCAATGA
- a CDS encoding DUF6499 domain-containing protein: MIEIDWRSASGYRYAKTIPAAGFAWEYLRRHAEYRQDAKRLTEPDPPEPCELDRFTERWGLRFPARSRQDPRRQARHLDPTA; this comes from the coding sequence ATGATCGAGATCGATTGGCGTTCGGCATCGGGCTATCGATATGCGAAGACGATTCCGGCCGCCGGATTCGCCTGGGAATATCTGCGACGACATGCCGAGTATCGGCAGGATGCGAAGCGCCTGACCGAACCCGATCCGCCCGAACCTTGCGAGTTGGACCGGTTTACCGAGCGCTGGGGGTTGCGATTTCCCGCACGATCCCGACAGGACCCGCGGCGACAAGCCCGTCATCTGGACCCCACGGCATAG